GTATGACGTATGCAATGATGCTCTGCATGCTTCACTCGACGGTGGCGGTCGCCGGTCGATGTACCGCCATTGTATGGCCCACCAGTGATGGTGATGCTGTGAATGTTAAGTATGAGCTTTGTCGACTGTGTATGCAATTTAGGATGGCTTTTTGTGAGATGAATATGTAGTTGTCAGCTGATTTTGATCACTTGTTCTTCAATGTATGAGGATGGCTTTTTGTGAGATGAATATGTTGTTGTTTGTGAAACCATGTACACTTAAGTTTGTCAAAAGTTTCAGTTTCATGTGGTTAATGTATACACAACTCATATCTATCTCACCCCTTGAAGCTTTCAACATTTGTTCACCATCATATATTCATATATTGCTGCTGTACAAGGCAGTAACATAACTGCAGACTTATTTTCCCTTTTGGTGGACCTAAGGATTACTACCTTGCTAAGCACTGGCTCAAATGCTCTTACCAGCCTGGTAAGAGTGGAATACATGCGGCATGCTTGGCCTCGTACAGATTTGTACATCTGACCAACCATATTTCCCTTTTCAGGAGGAAAAAGAATACAGATATTTAGGTACATAAAGAATACAACCCTAGCTGCCCTTGTGAGGTAAACGAATGAATAATGGAATCCCTAATCCAAGTCCCCGTATATGGCACTGGCAAACTCCACCATCAGGTTGTTCAGCTTCTTGTTCTGAATCCTCTGCGggatcaccttcagctcgtcactGCAACCAAAGTTCATCACAGGTCAGTCAGTTACAGGAACACACCATAATCACTGGATTTTCTTAGAATTTTCGAGCTCAAATGCTGAAGTTCATTGACTCGTGTGTACCTTGGCGGGTAGCATGGAGCGGACGGGGTGAGCATCTGAGCGAACTGGAGGGCGTCCTCAGGCCTGCACACGACATTGTTGAAGCAGAGGTAGCGGCCGAACGCCGTGGGGCACTCGTAGGCAGCCACGTGGGCGTCGGCGAGGAAGTCGGCGTCGACGGTGACGAGGACGCCGTGCTCGTACATCTCCGGGACCCCCTTGAGGCAGGGGTGGGCGGAGGAGAGCCCCGGCCCGGTGAGCAGGCCGGCGTTGATGGCCACCATGTCCACCCCTCTGTCCATGGCCAAGGCCCAGGCCGTCTTCTCCGACAGCGTCTTGGCCAGAGCGTGCCACAACTGTACCAACCACAGTAACAGTAAGTAAAACaaactactgctactactactatcaATTAATTGCGGTGTCCTAAAGGGTGTGTGTGTTGTGAAAGCATTGTTCCAAGCTTGCACATGCAACTTTGGTGACAGCTGCACGAGGAGACGCTGGTAGCTTGCGTTTGGCATTTTGGCAAACATGTCGGGAACATGGGGCCGCTGTAGTGTGTAGTGGATGGCCCCAACGAGTAGGACACTGCCTCCCATCAGAATTCAGGAACAGAGGACCAGTTCTCGTCGAAAAGAACGAGAAATAAGTAGCTGGAGCAATTTAAAAGTGCGATTGTCCACCTTCTTAATTAGCATCTATATATAATAATCAAGTAAGCAAAGCAAGGATGATCTTTGTGTGGATTAGGATGTGTTAGTAGAATACATCAGTATTTGTTCTCTTGCGGGGGACGACTAGATTATTTGTACCTCTCTTTCTGTGTCTTAATCTTCACAGTTGAGAAGCCAGTTCTTACTAGTCTCATCCACTTATTGGGTTTGACACTTACAGGTTTTTGACTCTTTTTTTCTTCTGTAATGCAGTGCTGCTAGGCGCTTGTATTGCACGCGGATAATTAACGCCAAGAGCGACGGGACTGCCGCGTTGCTTTCTTGGGGTCTGGTAGCCCGCTTTCTTTCCGTGCTGGGTTTCGCAACAAGATTGTCTCGCTAGTTGTTGGATTCGTAACAGGACAGGCATGCAGCTCTCCTGCTTTTCGTGTCCATTCAAGTGCTTGCTGGGTCTCGCAACAAGACTGTCTCAGTTCTTGCCCCAAAAGAAAGAAGCTGCGGTGCTCGCGTATGAACGAATGAGCGGGCGATGGGCGCTTGATTGATTTGATTACCTTGCGTTTCCTGCAGAGGTTGAGGTCGCTCCAGTTCCTCtcgtcaaaggcgtcgaccagctTGTGGTCGTCCTTCCAGACGACGGCGGTGACGGAGGAGGTGAAGACCACCCTCTCCATGGTCACCGTCTGCGCGCACGCCTCCAGCACGTTCTGCGCCGCCCGGACCTCCACCTCCACCATAACCTCCTGCACCACCATCAGCCAGTCAGAttaatataattaattaaccaGCTAGTAGCACCCAACGGTCTGCTTAATTGGCGCCAGGCACAGCCTTGATTAGAAccagctgtgtgtgtgtgtgtgtgtgtgtggtgaagCCTCCATTCGGAGGCGTTAATGCACGCGGCGCCGGAAAGGCCTAGCGGCTTCTGCCAGAGGTTTGGAGCAGAGTTAATGCTGCACTGGAGTACTAGTGGTGGAGGGGGCAGCGAGAGGAAGCAGATGAGCTGTGCCATTAAGGCCCAGCTCACGCCAAGGAGAAAGAAAgaaatagtactactagtatagatGCTCAACGACTAGCTGTACTGTACTGTGCTGATGCAGTGGTACGGCACTAGCGCCAGtgttttctctgaattcttatccAACCAATTAGCCACAGCAATATGGCTGGCAGGCCGATCCGAGAATCCGGCGATCGAGAATAGATACTGGGGTAAAGAATCAATCAACCCGATGTGACGGCACGATcgatcgatccatccatccatcca
This DNA window, taken from Triticum aestivum cultivar Chinese Spring chromosome 1D, IWGSC CS RefSeq v2.1, whole genome shotgun sequence, encodes the following:
- the LOC123181482 gene encoding cinnamoyl-CoA reductase-like SNL6 translates to MCPGAPVAAAASDKSVCVMDASGPLGHALVHRLLRRGYTVHAATYGHSLDALALLAAAGHDEDRLKLFRADPFDYHTIADAVRGCSGLFCMFNTHEDQAGCDEVMVEVEVRAAQNVLEACAQTVTMERVVFTSSVTAVVWKDDHKLVDAFDERNWSDLNLCRKRKLWHALAKTLSEKTAWALAMDRGVDMVAINAGLLTGPGLSSAHPCLKGVPEMYEHGVLVTVDADFLADAHVAAYECPTAFGRYLCFNNVVCRPEDALQFAQMLTPSAPCYPPSDELKVIPQRIQNKKLNNLMVEFASAIYGDLD